In Spinacia oleracea cultivar Varoflay chromosome 5, BTI_SOV_V1, whole genome shotgun sequence, a single window of DNA contains:
- the LOC110786004 gene encoding 11-beta-hydroxysteroid dehydrogenase A-like codes for MMDFVNTFLNFAAPPFTFITLYFMLPPFQIIKFFMSIFSSIFPEDVSGKVVLITGASSGIGEYLAYEYAKRGACLVLSARREGSLNEVAELCIELGSPKTIVVPVDVAKVEDCRRIVDATITHFGRLDHLVNNAGIVGVGQFDELKDVTRMRPVMDINFWGSVYMTRFAIPYLKNTRGKIVALSSSASWMPVPRESFYNASKAALLAFFETLRVELGTDIKITIVTPGIIESEFTKGKVWTESGMKVDQDLRDVQVNLIPVGTVEGTAKSIVRSICRGDRYVTVPAWFKVTYFLEMLCPEVLEWSYRLMFLTSTDNTPTGAIGKHMVDFPGAKAMLYPPGIQSPDIKTR; via the exons ATGATGGATTTTGTAAACACATTCCTTAATTTCGCAGCCCCTCCATTCACTTTTATAACACTATATTTTATGCTGCCTCCATTTCAGATTATTAAGTTTTTCATGTCCATCTTCTCCTCCATCTTCCCCGAAGATGTTTCCGGCAAAGTCGTCCTAATTACTGGCGCTTCCTCTGGCATTGGCGAG TATCTAGCCTATGAATATGCCAAAAGAGGTGCATGTTTGGTGCTATCGGCTAGAAGAGAAGGAAGCTTAAATGAAGTTGCAGAGTTATGTATAGAGTTAGGCTCGCCCAAAACAATAGTGGTGCCAGTTGATGTTGCCAAAGTTGAAGATTGCAGACGAATTGTTGATGCTACCATAACACATTTCGGAAGAT TGGATCATCTAGTGAATAATGCTGGGATTGTTGGGGTTGGTCAATTTGATGAACTAAAAGATGTCACAAGAATGAGACCTGTTATG GATATTAATTTCTGGGGCTCAGTGTATATGACCCGGTTCGCAATCCCTTATCTCAAAAACACTAGAGGCAAGATTGTTGCATTGTCATCTTCAGCATCATGGATGCCCGTACCAAGAGAAAGTTTCTACAAT GCAAGCAAAGCAGCATTGTTAGCGTTCTTTGAGACGCTCAGGGTGGAATTAGGTACCGACATTAAGATAACGATTGTGACACCTGGTATAATAGAGTCTGAGTTTACCAAGGGCAAGGTCTGGACTGAGAGTGGCATGAAAGTTGACCAAGATCTAAGAGAT GTGCAAGTGAATTTAATACCAGTTGGAACAGTTGAAGGAACTGCAAAGTCCATAGTTCGCAGCATATGCCGTGGTGACCGATACGTGACGGTGCCTGCATGGTTTAAAGTGACGtacttcttggagatgttgtgcCCCGAGGTGCTAGAGTGGTCATACCGTTTGATGTTCCTTACAAGCACAGACAACACACCAACAGGAGCAATAGGGAAACATATGGTGGATTTTCCAGGGGCTAAGGCAATGTTATATCCTCCTGGTATCCAGTCGCCTGATATCAAGACACGCTGA
- the LOC110786005 gene encoding heat shock protein 21, chloroplastic → MRQYYLTPKPRKTYASRNVLLHQLQSPIIINNISKLHLLQLNSQNNPFTLSNFIPRFPVNSQFINYMAQSLSYFINNTLPFSKSANTLLSGNSCFPPKIPEIQLKRNNFNGGIKAMKADPRDNSDQMYKPGLKRREPSAAPIGLWDRFPSARTVQQMLDTMDRMMEQPVAYNSSWQSQHPNNGSEYVRGRTPWEIKETEGKNRQENGVVESEGDDWSVKSFGKYSSRIALPENIDFEKIKAEVKDGVLYITIPKASSISKVFSINVE, encoded by the exons ATGCGCCAATACTATCTTACCCCAAAACCCAGAAAAACCTATGCTTCCAGAAATGTCTTATTACACCAACTTCAATCtcctataattataaataacaTCTCAAAACTCCATCTTCTGCAGCTCAATTCACAGAACAATCCTTTCACATTATCCAATTTCATTCCAAGATTTCCAGTTAATTCTCAATTCATCAATTACATGGCTCAATCTCTCTCCTACTTCATTAATAACACACTTCCCTTTTCCAAATCAGCAAACACTTTATTATCCGGGAATTCTTGTTTTCCCCCGAAAATCCCAGAAATTCAGCTAAAAAGAAACAACTTCAATGGAGGAATCAAAGCCATGAAAGCTGATCCAAGGGACAATTCTGACCAAATGTATAAACCTGGGTTAAAGAGGAGAGAACCTTCTGCTGCTCCTATTG GGTTATGGGATAGGTTCCCATCTGCAAGAACAGTGCAACAGATGCTAGATACAATGGACAGGATGATGGAGCAACCAGTTGCATACAACAGTAGCTGGCAATCGCAACACCCCAACAATGGAAGCGAGTATGTAAGGGGAAGAACACCATGGGAGATTAAGGAAACAGAGGGTAAAAATAGGCAAGAAAACGGTGTTGTGGAAAGTGAAGGAGACGACTGGTCTGTTAAGAGCTTTGGAAAGTACAGTAGCCGGATTGCATTGCCGGAAAATATCGATTTTGAGAAGATCAAAGCGGAAGTTAAAGATGGTGTGTTGTATATAACGATTCCGAAAGCGAGTAGCATCAGCAAAGTATTTAGTATTAATGTAGAATAG